Proteins found in one Gardnerella vaginalis ATCC 14018 = JCM 11026 genomic segment:
- a CDS encoding DUF3107 domain-containing protein, with product MKVTIGVKHVNDTISFESEQSEEDVQNIITNAIKDEKLITITDKNNRKIVVPSNSFAYAIIGDTPTHTVGFNAL from the coding sequence ATGAAGGTAACAATCGGAGTTAAACACGTAAACGACACTATCAGCTTTGAATCAGAACAAAGCGAAGAAGACGTGCAGAATATTATAACCAATGCAATCAAAGACGAAAAATTAATCACCATTACAGATAAAAATAACAGGAAAATTGTTGTACCTAGCAACTCTTTTGCCTATGCAATAATCGGAGATACCCCAACACACACTGTTGGTTTCAACGCATTGTAA